In Salvelinus namaycush isolate Seneca chromosome 12, SaNama_1.0, whole genome shotgun sequence, the DNA window CCTCCTTTCTTGCCCTCGCAACAGGCAAAACACCCATGTTCTCGTGGCTTCGCAGCAATGGTGCAGGTTTCCATATTATTCTCGTTTAGTGTGTTTTTGCCTGCCTAAATGTAGGCCTAAGCCCTCAAACGAGCTGATGAACGCGGGGTTTATATATTAACGTCGCTGATAAATATTGCATCGCTGGGATTGAACACTTCCAATgacgcgcgcgcgtgtgtgtgtgtgtgtgtgaccggctGCCCCTTAAGAAAGACACTCgaagaaaataccgaaaatcaGCCCCCTCCCCTAACCAGGCTGTCAATAGTGCAGCCGGCCTCGCGCTGCAGCAGTGGCTGCTGTGTGCGTTTGCGAGGGAGGAGAAAGCCATAGTAATGTAACAGAGCAACGAATCTCCAAGGCCCTGGCGCTGCACTCAAGACTCGGGCTTCATTAAAATTTCATACGCAGCGCTTGGCCAAGGTCTATTTATGAAAATGTGCTTTCCGCTTCATGGGAAACACTAGTCAGAGAGGAACCAGGGGGATGAATCCTAAAGTGTAGAATTATATGCTTATATGTTTGCGCAGTCTTATCCCTTATAATGCATTGTTACAAAATACACTCGCAAGACTGAAAGTGTCGTTTTTCACTCCGCATATTTGACATCTATCATAGGCTTATGTTATTTTCTTTGAATGGTTAGTAAATAATGTACATGCTTTTTAAAGGCCATGCAAATCTGAAGATGTAGACTGGCAGGTGTATTCAGCTGAGTGTAGCCGTATAGCCTGAATTCCCCTATGAACAAATCATCACATTGAGGTTTGGCAGACATTATTCGATCAGTGTGGGATGTGAAGGTGTAGCAGCGGCAGTTGATTGCATCATGTTTGTAATATAATGGTCTTGGCCAAACAAATGTTAGCCTTATAATTGAATCTAGCATCCAAACATACCAATATCAGCAATTCTGTATTTTAGGCCTAAtcatacaaaataaaaataaacatataCAGTGTATTGGTGATGAAGCTATGTGCTTGaaactgtgtgttgttgtgtgcgTGCCCTTTACCAACATTGGCTGACAAAAGTTATCCGAGTGTGTTCACATCAGCCTCTGCCGGTTTGAGAGGAAGGAATCTGATTTGCGTAGCAATGCTCTTGTTTTGGATTGTACAGGAAAACACAAACGAGACAATAAGGCCTTCCACGTGTTAATTATTTAAGTCACACAATTAACGAGGACTGTCCTGGGATTCACTCATCCAGGACTATCTGCTCCACTCGGCAGAGACAAATTAGGCCTCGGATAGAATCAACGGGGTTCTCAGTGCAGGTTTGGACTATAGGGCTCGGAATATGCAAATAACATCATAGGCTATATAGCGAGCATTACTATAGGCTGCCTACAATTACCCAGGTCTATAGGACAAATGAAAAACAAACAGTAACCTATGTGGGCTATTTTAATAGTGTACTTATAGGGTAATTCCGctacttttcaacctcatattctaTATCCAGCACTAAACCAGTGTCTATGTGAAAACAGCGCATTTCTATGATTTGTGATTAAAAAGATAAGAAGAAAGGTCATAAAAAATGCTTttctgtgacatcacagggtaggaTTAAACGTTGTTTTTttaacagtgattttcaaaacctgcaatgAGTTTGTAGCCAGAGGGAGGGTATTTTCTTGTTCCCCATGTCACCATGAATCTTATAgcttttgaaaatcactgtttaaCTTTTGATGATGTCATGGGGTATAACTTTTGAACTTTATATGTGTTTCCACAAAACCTCGAAATGTGCctttttcacatatgtagacactggtattgtgctggagataatgaatatgagtttgaAAAGGGGTGGGATTTCCCTTTAAAGAGCAGCCAGGTCACCCCTGAAACAAGCATGCACTATGACTTTAGAACAGTGACTCGGAGCGCCAGAGTATAGTGATCTAAAAATGATTGTATTTTTAATAATCTTTTTAAGCATTTTGTAGGCTACATCCTGAACTGCATGACTGCCGACCAGATAGCTTGATAAAGTTATTATTCATGATTCTTCCATTTATATCTTATACTTGCTGTTCCAGAGCCAACTCCAACAGTTCAACTCGATACACAGCTAACCTTGATTATAAATTGTtatttatatatcatttatacGCATCAATTGGAGTACGGTTAAATTATAAATAAGTAATTGACGCAGTGATGTACTACATTCTTTGTTAGGCCAACATACCGGCACATGCCTTTCCATAGTAGGGCAAAATATTTGTCAATATTGAGAAAGCACATTCATTATAGGCTATGGGTGAGGAGTTTCTGTCCTGAATGCAATATTCAGAATTAAAAGTCTGCATTTAAAGCCTGTTATATACCAGAACTTTGGAGTCCAGTAATAGTTTAAATAACCCTTAAAAGCGCCAACATATGTTTTGCTTAAAAGCGCCCACATggtgtatttttttttaccccaaATTGCTAATGATTGTAAAGATACTGTCTAACACTTTTTATTGAAATAACCTTCTGTAACGCACAAGTAAATTATTCAAATTCCCCAAAATAAGCAGATATTACAAACAATTTACACATGCATTTAGTCAAATTTGATAGACGTTTCTGTTTTCATGTTTTTAAAGTTATTTTGATCAATGTTTTTCATAGCAAGTTGTCATGATTTTTTTGTTATTCATTCAAAATGTTGTGTTCCTGTGACACTCAGAGGCTGAGAAATTGGCGATTGAGCTAATCTGAGTAACCTAAAATGGCAGCAATATGGGTAATATTGGCGATAGTAGCGCTGGTGCCAGACTTTCAGCTCGAACTTTGGAATGCTATGGGCTATTAACTCAATTGACTGTAAGAGAAATATTAATTAATATTTTTGAGATGTAGGGGCTGCAAAGCCCCCTAGGGGACAAATCTGGGGTGGCTCCATAGGCCTATATCTTTTGCAACAAGCTATTTTGATTGTATTGCTTAAGTGTAGCTGCTGTTAGTGATATTATGCTGctattgttttttttgtgtttttttgtatcATTATTTCTATTGTAACATTTCCTCATTCACCCCAGTCTATTTCGTCCTTAGTGGCAACCCTCCTGATGTGTCACATCAAAAAGTTGCGTCTGCTAACAGAATGATTGTATTGAATTGCTCCGAGGGGAGAGGACCCGGGCGCGTGTTGGACAACACTACCATTTCCTTCTGCGCGAGGAGATCTCCTTCTTAACAAACATACAAAAATCAATAGTATCATAACAGCTGGTATTTATTATTCATTAATAACGAGTTTTACAGGCATGAAACCACCTGCTGAACACGAGGGAGAGCCCTGGAACCCCTGACATTTTCTGGACTGATAAACTGTCAGTCAACGTCTGTCATGTCTCTCCTCTTTCGCATCTGACTGCAGAGGCTCCACGCGGACTGCAGGGTCGGGATGAACTAGCTGGGACTCAATGATTATGCACACATGTGGAAAGGACTTGTCAAAATAAATTAGAAGCTGATATTCATAATTGATTGATTAACAATGCATTTACTCCAACGGTTGTAGTAAACTTTACATTCTGAACTTTCCTCTAAATGTTGTTTGCTTCAAAGTGATAGTCCAGTCTTATTGGCCTAAATCTTACTGCATCAACGAATAAATAAACTATTAAACATTTTATGGTGCCATCCTCAGTTTAACTTTAAATAATTGAAAGCAAAGTGTATTTGGTCTGATGTCCTTACGTTCATTACCTAAACCCTTGAAGGCCCCAGTTTATGACGAGACTTGGTCTAATTCAAAGTTATTTTGACGTCCGAGGAATAAATGGTTTTCTTCTTAATGTTTGATGTGGTATTTTCGATAGGTACTAGGGAAAAGTGTAACGTCATAATAACACATGGACTAATATATGCCCTCCCAATGATTCCTTATTCTAACTAAGTGTTATTTCTTATTCAATCAGATCAATAAAAAAACTGATTGTGAATTCAAAAGGAGCACAAGAAAGTAAACATTGATCAACATCGAATTGAATCATTCATATgatcatttgatttgatcattgcCGTAGCTTTCATAAAGTCCTGTCCATAGCCTACTCAGAAATAGCTTAAAATGGTTCCACAACTGATCCGTCAACCTCCCACCCCGAGTGTGTTCTCCCATTTCAATGAACCAGATGCTCTAACAGACGAACAGACATCGAATTGAGACTGTTGATATATTTACTTCAAAAAAACTGATAGGAGAAGATGAGGTAAAACGTGCATGGTTTATTTTAGTTTCTGTCGCTTACACAGACACATTTAAGCACACCTTCACAAATGAAATATACGTTGTATTTTAAATAagttaagttaaaataaataaataggtaAATAATAATAAACCAAACTAAGTAAAAcggtaaaaaatataaataagtcAACAATTCCTCATGTTTAGAATATCTACAAAGTGCACTGAACTCTGGGAATACAACATAACCAATATTTCCATTAATTGACcaatattaatattattattaataataataattttaaaaagaaCAAAAATATTTTCGTTTTCATGTGAGGACATAAAATGGACGTTTTACAAAGTAATTATTCAAAATAATTTGATTGTCAAAGCATCATTGCAGTGAAATTAGTACAGACATACACCATGTTTACTTTCTGTGAGTCATCTAATTCAACCATAACTTGGTggataaaacaaaaaaacgaagAAACGATTAGTTTTTTGTGTTTTATACTCCTACAGTCCAAAATGACCATGAATGTGCCAACACTAGCGTAATGAGGTAGACAGATAGTAGACTATACTGTGTATGCCCGCGTGTACGTGCGATTGCCCGTGTGTATGCTCTCTTATTGCAATGCATTCAGATGGGTTTTTAGAGCTATTAACTCACAGCTAACGCCCTACAAGTAAACCATGCAATGAATGATTACAACTATACCCCCGTGTTACGGAGAGCCAACCGTCTCTGAGACACATACAATGATGACAACATTACGCCCTAAGCATCAGTTATCTTCTGCAAACAACAATTCGATTTTTGAAAAAAGAACGAATTCGATGCGCTCTTCACACACAGGTGAAATGTAGCCTATTCACAAATATGTACAATGATAAATATAAAATAGTTATTCTGACTCAAGAGAATAATAACAATTATTATTCGATTTCCATTTTTGTACAATAATTGCCATGAGTTAAGAGGTGGGTTTTCTCTTTTCCGCCTCCATGGAGTTTAATGATGTCGATCTCCTATTTCACTGTATTGTATTCATCGATGTTCAGTTTTCAATTTCAAAAGGTATACGTTTTGCCCCGGTGGATGTTGGTTTTCAAGTCTTTATCCCAATTCAAAGTAACGAAACACATCTTGTCTGCTAGCCTCGATGGACCTTAGCCGTTTGCCTATTTGCTTCGGATTTGTCTATTCGAGGAAAGTTTTGCTCTGTATTTTCCTAGTGTGTCGCAGAAAACTTCATCCTTTTCTGCTTTTGCCTCTGATTGCAAAACCACACCCTGACCACGTTCTTTTTCAGGTCCAGTTTCTCGGCTATTGCTGCAATCTTCTCAGACGAGGGCCTCGGCTGCACGGCGAAATATGCCTCCAAGGAGCGCTTCTCGGGAGCAGCGATGGAGGTGCGTTTTCTCTTCTTGTCTCCTCCGTTGAAAATCTCTGGCTTGGTCATTTTCTCCCGCTGCGCCCTCTCCGCCTCCTCCAGCCACGCTTCCAGGATGGGTTTCAGGGCCACCATGTTGTTATGAGACAAGGTGAGGGACTCGAACCGGCAAATCGTGCTCTGACTGAGGCAACCGACCCCGGGGATTTTAAGGTTCGCCAGGGCCGAGCCCACGTCCGCCTGCGTCACCCCCAGCTTGATCCGCCTCTGCTTGAACCGCTCTGCGAAGGACTCCAGCTCCCGGGGGTCTGGCTCTGAGTCCACGCCGCCGCCCAGCGAGGTGTGCGAGCCCATGCTGTGGGGGTGCATGTTCATTGcctgttggtggtggtggtgctgctgcATGTGGTTTATGGCGGACATGTGAGAGTGTGGATGGGAGGCAGTGGAGCAGACGTCGGAGCCGGGCATCCCTCCCAGGGAGACAGACATGCCGGGGGTCAGGTGGTCCAGCAGGTCGCCATCCAGGCCCTGAGAGCCCTGGTGAtgggggtgatggtggtggtggtgcgagGTGAGCACGGACGGGTGGTGGAGGTGGGCCGAGGATGAGGTGGGGGTGCAGGCCATGCTGGTCATcgtggtcatggtgtggtaggtTGCGTCTGGTTTATAAGGGTGGCTCTTTGCGATATCCACCGCCGCCAGCGCTTCCGCCCTCTGCAGTAAAGTCTCATCGAAGCCGGCGAAGATGTTGCTCTGCAGCTGTGagatggagaggaacaggggaggcagagagggggacGGTTAATAACGCTCCCCATACAGGCACCATTCAAATAGTTTAGGATACCTATGGATAACGTTTTTAAGATGGGAATGATGGGAAATATATTATCACAGTTTGGATTACGCATCCATTACGCACGAGGTTCGAAATGTGAAAATATAAAAATGACAATATCAATAAGAcatttcttaaaataaattgtcCAAATATCCAAACGGATGAGTTAATTTCATATCACTCAGAGACTATATCAGTCTAGTATCATCCAAATATTCAACCGTCACATTTGATTATTCGTTAAGAATGAATCTTTCAAGATAAATAATTTCTCTGCACCTTGGAATGAGAAGAGTTTGACATGTGAGCAATACGAAATATCTGATCAGGCAAATCACATTATTTGGCATATAATGTATAAGCGTTTAGTGTTCGGTTTCACCCAATTCTCCATATCATATGCATGCTCGCCTTCATTTAAGGCTACTTTTCATTATTGCTAATTGGATCATTTGAATGTGACGATAACTCACCGAGTGAGTGGGCATGCATGCCCTCCGGATGGCCTCTGAGGTCGATTGCAGAGGCGTGTATTTGGGCTCGTGCAGTATGGGGTGCATACTGAAAGGTTGTTTGCTGTTCATTGACATCATGATTGCAGAAGTTAGTGAGGGTCGTTGTCCGTCTTCCTCGTTTTGCTCCGTGTTGGTCCGTTGTCACTAGAATCGTCTCAGGATTAAACAAATTGATAGAAAGGTCGGTCGGTTGGTTGGTTgaggtgatggtagtgatggtaatGATGACAGGTTTAAACCTCCTGTCTTCTCCCCTGTAGGTCTCTCTCTATCCAGTCAGACTCCTCTGCTTTTGGCTGTAAATGGCTGTATGTAGTATGGATACCTAGCAGCCACCTATAATATAACGTCTTCCTGGCCCCGCCCCAAAGATGGGTAATCGCCGCCTCCTTTCCCTATTGTCTCCAAATGTTACTGGGAAATGTGTGTGTAGCCACACCTCTTGAGGGCAAAACCAACACCCACTCCAAGGCAATGCGTTTGGAGTCTGGATTTTGACAGGTGCAATGGTATTGGCTGGTTGTCATACGGACAACACGCCCACCACGCGTTGCGCAGGTTGCTGTGTTTTCTGATGGATAGGATGGATTTTATTCTATGTCCCAATTTCTGTAATAACCTCATAATAAGCTTTTTAAATTTCAAATGAGCATTCAAAGCTCGAATTTAAAAAGTCATTTTAGTCCCTGCATTTTAGTAAATATGGCATAAGGTGAAGAAAAGTAATTTGTAATATCCAAAGTGAAATTAAATATCAATATCATACCAGTGAAATAACTCCAGTGAACAGTGGATTCAGAGAGGCTCCTGTTTTATATCAATAATAGATGGACGACCACACACAATAATCCTCCCTGACACCTTTCCCTTGCTTTCCTAGCAATTAATACATCAATTAATCATTGCTCATTTACTTTGTGGCTCGAACCACAGTATGGATCCCCAATTAAAGAATAAACAGGTCAGAATGGATATGAAGCACAGAGAGGACGATGAAATATTTACTGTTGAACCTCAGGTCAATGGAGCAAGACCTGTCAATCACAGCGTATATCCAGAAGGCTGAGGTGATGGAGATAGACCCCCACTCTAGGCATGGTTCCCCCACCCTGCCCTTGTCTTTCCCTTCCCCTGGTGGGGTAGGGCTCTCCTAGGGACCCCATTTACAGAACTACGGCTAGGGGCTTTCCTCCTGACATTTGCTGCTATACACATCATGTCAGTAATGAGACAACCTCAGGAAAACCAAATAGAGATAACTTTTTTCTTGTTATGCTTACAATCTGCTGTTTAC includes these proteins:
- the LOC120056534 gene encoding brain-specific homeobox/POU domain protein 3-like — its product is MMSMNSKQPFSMHPILHEPKYTPLQSTSEAIRRACMPTHSLQSNIFAGFDETLLQRAEALAAVDIAKSHPYKPDATYHTMTTMTSMACTPTSSSAHLHHPSVLTSHHHHHHPHHQGSQGLDGDLLDHLTPGMSVSLGGMPGSDVCSTASHPHSHMSAINHMQQHHHHQQAMNMHPHSMGSHTSLGGGVDSEPDPRELESFAERFKQRRIKLGVTQADVGSALANLKIPGVGCLSQSTICRFESLTLSHNNMVALKPILEAWLEEAERAQREKMTKPEIFNGGDKKRKRTSIAAPEKRSLEAYFAVQPRPSSEKIAAIAEKLDLKKNVVRVWFCNQRQKQKRMKFSATH